From Bactrocera oleae isolate idBacOlea1 chromosome 4, idBacOlea1, whole genome shotgun sequence:
TTCGGGTCCAGGCGCCGACCATTGTGAAGAGTGTGTGCATGTACGCGATGAGAAACGTTGCGTCACAGTTTGTCCGGATAACAAATACTCCGACTATGGCATATGTCGTACTTGCCATGAAACTTGTGAGGGTTGCACGGGACCTAAGGACACCATCGGACCGGGCGGTTGCAAAACATGTAATCTCGCCATCATTAACAGTGATACTACAGTGGAACGTTGTTTGCTAAAGAATGATAAATGTCCGGATGGTTATTATTGGGAATATGTGAATCCTCAAGAGCAAGGCAATCTGAAACCATTGGCCGGTAAAGCCATCTGCCGTAAATGTCACCCACGTTGTGAGCTCTGCAATGGCTACGGTTTTCATGAGCAGGTGTGCTCGAAGTGTGCCGGTTACAAACGTGGCGAGCAATGTGAAGACGAATGCCCTCCTGATCACTATGCTGACGAAACCCGTCGTGAGTGCTTCGAATGTCATCCCGAGTGTAAAGGTTGCACCGGACCCAGCGCGGAAGATTGTAGTGCTTGCCGCAGCTTCAAAGTCTTTGGCTTTGGGGATCCCACTGATAATACAACGATTTTTAACTGCACGTCGAAATGTCCGGCCGATTATCCGTATGTGATTTACCAGTCAACTGACATTGGCACATACTGCTCGGAAGTGCCTGGTAAAGGCACCAAACTCACCGCCGGTGTCGACAGTTATATCTTTATCATTGTAGCGTTCATTGTTTTTGTGGTTATGTTCTGCATGTGTATCGTCTGTTATGTCTGTCGTCAGCGCACTAAAGCCGAAAAGGAGGCGGTGAAAATGACACGTGTGCTTAGTGGTTGTGAAGATGCTGAACCGTTGCGCCCATCGAATATCTCACCAAATCTATCGAAATTGAGAATCGTCAAGGATGCAGAGCTGCGAAAAGGAGGTGTGCTTGGTATGGGCGCATTTGGTCGTGTCTTCAAGGGTGTTTGGGTACCTGAGGGCGAGAATGTCAAAATACCGGTGGCCATTAAAGAGCTTCTAAAGGCTTCCGGCGCCGAATCCAGTGAAGAATTTCTGCGCGAGGCATATATCATGGCATCGGTTGAACATCCGAATCTTCTAAAGTTACTGGCTGTTTGCATGACCTCACAAATGATGTTGATCACACAGCTTATGCCGCTTGGCTGTCTGCTCGATTATGTGCGCAACAATCGCGATAAGATTGGTTCTAAGGCGCTACTAAACTGGTCCACACAAATTGCCAAGGGTATGTCGTACTTGGAAGAGAAGCGACTGGTGCATCGCGATCTTGCTGCGCGTAATGTGCTGGTACAAACACCTTCTATTGTTAAGATCACCGATTTTGGTTTGGCGAAACTGCTTAGCAGTGACTCGAATGAGTACAAAGCGGCTGGCGGAAAGATGCCCATCAAGTGGCTGGCACTGGAGTGCATCAGACATCGTGTCTTCACCAGCAAATCAGATGTTTGGGCTTTTGGCGTAACCATTTGGGAGCTATTGACTTTCGGCCAGCGTCCACATGAGAATATACCTGCCAAAGATATACCCGATCTCATCGAAGTTGGTCTGAAGTTAGAGCAGCCCGCCATTTGTTCACTTGATATATATTGCACATTGCTATCCTGCTGGCATTTGGACGCCGAAATGCGTCCATCATTCAAACAACTGGTGAATGTATTCTCCGAGTTTGCACGCGATCCCGGTCGTTATTTGGTCATACCAGGTGACAAATTTACACGTCTACCCGCCTATACAAGTCAAGATGAGAAAGATCTAATCAGAAAATTGGCGCCCACAACTGAAGGCCCAGAAGCTATGGTTGAGGCAGAGGACTATCTGCAACCAAAGGCGGCGCCTGGACCCAGTGGTACGGAAGACACGGATGAGGTGCCTAAACTCAATCGCTACTGCAAAGATCCGATGAATAAGAACTCATCGTCAGGTGGTGACGACGAGACCGACTCTAACGCGCGTGAGGTTGGTGTCGGCAACTTGCGACTCGATCTACCTGTCGACGAGGATGACTACCTTATGCCCACCTGTCAGTCCACCACGCCCAATGGTACAACcggcagcaataacaacaccaTCAAAGCAAATGGCCATCCCAACGGTGGTATGGGTATTGGCGGTGGCGGTTACATGGATCTAATCGGTGTGCCCGCAAGCGTTGATAACCCCGAATACCTGCTCAACCCGCAAGCGCTGAGCGTCGACGATGCGCCCATACCGACGCAGACGATCGGCATACCAGTGATGATAAACCGCAACGGCGGCAACACCGTGCTGACCGGTGGCAATGGCAACGTTTTAAGCGGCCACCATCACACACACCATACGCCCGCgtcagcggcagcagcagcggcggcggcgAACACAATAGCCGCTCTAACCGCGATGCACGACATGAATGTGGCAGCTATGGTAGCGGGCAATGGCGGCTCGGAGCCAACCAGCTCGGACCATGAGTACTACAACGACACGCAGCGTGAATTGCAGCCACTGCATCGCAGCGAGACGCGCGTCTAACCGTCAGCACGACCGTTGGTCGTCGGTAACTCGTTGGTTGGGGTGCGCGATCAGATGTAGCCAAAGCGAATGCGGCACGCGTACAAAGCGAAGGGTGGGATGGTCGATGGTGAAGGTAGAGGGAAGCAGAAAAAGACTGCAACACTGCCTACGTGAACTTAACTTGCCACAAGAACTTGCAACGTGcctcatttacatacatacatacaacatatgtatgtgtgccacTACGTAACGTAactgtaaatacatatttaagcaAACACAAAGCGAATGCAGCGAAATCGAGCGAATTTCGAACGCAGCAAAAGCGGAACACACGAAACGAAGCAAAACAAACAGACAAACTAATTATAGCACACCCacaaattcatacatacataatccACTTAAAGTCACATACGTAACGGCCTAGGCTAGCGCAGGCTTGCGTATGGACATAGCCCAAGCAAATCCACTTTTAGCATTAGGCAATTAGCTTTtaactgtacatacatacacacaaccaTGTATAATCCGTAGTAGATATGTAGTAcctaaattgttgttgtatactGTAGTACTTACCGTTTAAAGCGTGAACAATTGTAAATCTTCAACCAACAGTGCATTTGACTTGAACGAAGATTGGCGCGGCAGTGGCTGGCCGCCAACCGCTTTGTGtgtgtaaaaattgtataaatcctCTGACCGCCGCTGATCTTCAAGCAAATTAGTTTGTAGCGTATAAGTTAGGCTTCTAAAATAATTTAGGtttcgatatttttaaaatgttttatttttaagtaaatttcggTTTTATTCATAACCACCTGTGATAACGTAAATTAAGTACGAAtacgaaaaaatcaaaaaaaaaaaaaaataataaataaataaataaaaacaacaaaaacgtaaaataatgaacaaaatgaacaaaaatttaaccaaatggcaacaacaacaacaattattattatatattttattaacgaaatttttacaaaattatttcaataattatgcAACCTACGAGTAACGCTTAAAATAacgcaattatattttttttaaataataaaaaaaaat
This genomic window contains:
- the Egfr gene encoding epidermal growth factor receptor isoform X2, which produces MQINTAYRSHSHVIMWLSLGFFLLAAIPTSEGSITAGYVDHGDMKVCIGTKSRLSVPSNREHHYRNLRDRYNNCTYVDGNLELTWLQEPDMDLSFLENIREVTGYILISHVDIQNVVFPRLQIIRGRTLFNLNVQDQQFALFTAYSKMFTLEMPALRDILQGSVGFFNNFNLCHIKTIDWKEIISGPDDRYTYVYNFTPPERQCPKCHESCERGCWGEGPNNCQKFSKINCSPQCAQGRCFGSRPRECCHLFCAGGCTGPTQRECIACKNFYDDGVCKEECPPMQKYNPTNYLWEMNPEGKYAYGATCVKECPEHLLKDNGACVRSCPAEKMAKDGECVPCNGPCPKTCPGTPALHSGNIDTYKGCTVIEGSVRVLDQTFFGYQHIYSNNSFGPRFIAMHPDRLEVFSTVKEITGYLDIEGAHPAFKNLSYFRNLEVIHGRQLMESYFASLSIVRSSLESLELRSLKRINSGAVVIQQNDNICFVSDIDWQKVQKSVDHGVVIARNRNETECKSEGLVCSDQCNKSGCWGKGPDQCLECKNFAFNGTCIADCHNITNAYQFDNKTCKECHPECRTCSGPGADHCEECVHVRDEKRCVTVCPDNKYSDYGICRTCHETCEGCTGPKDTIGPGGCKTCNLAIINSDTTVERCLLKNDKCPDGYYWEYVNPQEQGNLKPLAGKAICRKCHPRCELCNGYGFHEQVCSKCAGYKRGEQCEDECPPDHYADETRRECFECHPECKGCTGPSAEDCSACRSFKVFGFGDPTDNTTIFNCTSKCPADYPYVIYQSTDIGTYCSEVPGKGTKLTAGVDSYIFIIVAFIVFVVMFCMCIVCYVCRQRTKAEKEAVKMTRVLSGCEDAEPLRPSNISPNLSKLRIVKDAELRKGGVLGMGAFGRVFKGVWVPEGENVKIPVAIKELLKASGAESSEEFLREAYIMASVEHPNLLKLLAVCMTSQMMLITQLMPLGCLLDYVRNNRDKIGSKALLNWSTQIAKGMSYLEEKRLVHRDLAARNVLVQTPSIVKITDFGLAKLLSSDSNEYKAAGGKMPIKWLALECIRHRVFTSKSDVWAFGVTIWELLTFGQRPHENIPAKDIPDLIEVGLKLEQPAICSLDIYCTLLSCWHLDAEMRPSFKQLVNVFSEFARDPGRYLVIPGDKFTRLPAYTSQDEKDLIRKLAPTTEGPEAMVEAEDYLQPKAAPGPSGTEDTDEVPKLNRYCKDPMNKNSSSGGDDETDSNAREVGVGNLRLDLPVDEDDYLMPTCQSTTPNGTTGSNNNTIKANGHPNGGMGIGGGGYMDLIGVPASVDNPEYLLNPQALSVDDAPIPTQTIGIPVMINRNGGNTVLTGGNGNVLSGHHHTHHTPASAAAAAAAANTIAALTAMHDMNVAAMVAGNGGSEPTSSDHEYYNDTQRELQPLHRSETRV
- the Egfr gene encoding epidermal growth factor receptor isoform X1; this encodes MQVFTLERLTPLLLLLLHFSGCVVDTALAARNPRQGGGGGSKNGRAERYRGSQQAARKRHNSMGGNGVGGVNGAAALAQNHENNHTEFVKGKICIGTKSRLSVPSNREHHYRNLRDRYNNCTYVDGNLELTWLQEPDMDLSFLENIREVTGYILISHVDIQNVVFPRLQIIRGRTLFNLNVQDQQFALFTAYSKMFTLEMPALRDILQGSVGFFNNFNLCHIKTIDWKEIISGPDDRYTYVYNFTPPERQCPKCHESCERGCWGEGPNNCQKFSKINCSPQCAQGRCFGSRPRECCHLFCAGGCTGPTQRECIACKNFYDDGVCKEECPPMQKYNPTNYLWEMNPEGKYAYGATCVKECPEHLLKDNGACVRSCPAEKMAKDGECVPCNGPCPKTCPGTPALHSGNIDTYKGCTVIEGSVRVLDQTFFGYQHIYSNNSFGPRFIAMHPDRLEVFSTVKEITGYLDIEGAHPAFKNLSYFRNLEVIHGRQLMESYFASLSIVRSSLESLELRSLKRINSGAVVIQQNDNICFVSDIDWQKVQKSVDHGVVIARNRNETECKSEGLVCSDQCNKSGCWGKGPDQCLECKNFAFNGTCIADCHNITNAYQFDNKTCKECHPECRTCSGPGADHCEECVHVRDEKRCVTVCPDNKYSDYGICRTCHETCEGCTGPKDTIGPGGCKTCNLAIINSDTTVERCLLKNDKCPDGYYWEYVNPQEQGNLKPLAGKAICRKCHPRCELCNGYGFHEQVCSKCAGYKRGEQCEDECPPDHYADETRRECFECHPECKGCTGPSAEDCSACRSFKVFGFGDPTDNTTIFNCTSKCPADYPYVIYQSTDIGTYCSEVPGKGTKLTAGVDSYIFIIVAFIVFVVMFCMCIVCYVCRQRTKAEKEAVKMTRVLSGCEDAEPLRPSNISPNLSKLRIVKDAELRKGGVLGMGAFGRVFKGVWVPEGENVKIPVAIKELLKASGAESSEEFLREAYIMASVEHPNLLKLLAVCMTSQMMLITQLMPLGCLLDYVRNNRDKIGSKALLNWSTQIAKGMSYLEEKRLVHRDLAARNVLVQTPSIVKITDFGLAKLLSSDSNEYKAAGGKMPIKWLALECIRHRVFTSKSDVWAFGVTIWELLTFGQRPHENIPAKDIPDLIEVGLKLEQPAICSLDIYCTLLSCWHLDAEMRPSFKQLVNVFSEFARDPGRYLVIPGDKFTRLPAYTSQDEKDLIRKLAPTTEGPEAMVEAEDYLQPKAAPGPSGTEDTDEVPKLNRYCKDPMNKNSSSGGDDETDSNAREVGVGNLRLDLPVDEDDYLMPTCQSTTPNGTTGSNNNTIKANGHPNGGMGIGGGGYMDLIGVPASVDNPEYLLNPQALSVDDAPIPTQTIGIPVMINRNGGNTVLTGGNGNVLSGHHHTHHTPASAAAAAAAANTIAALTAMHDMNVAAMVAGNGGSEPTSSDHEYYNDTQRELQPLHRSETRV